A single region of the Bartonella harrusi genome encodes:
- a CDS encoding ABC transporter ATP-binding protein — translation MDILKIKNLHVHYGAIKAIQNLSMSIKKASIVTLIGANGAGKSSIVRSIAGLNRSVYGEITYKGESIIKKSPEKILRLGIALSPEGRRIMPHLTVLENLHLGAYIRHDKIGIARDIEWVFDLFPRLRERAKQLGGTMSGGEQQMLAVGRALMSNPDMVILDEPSLGLAPLLVKELFSIIQKINDMGKTILLIEQNAFAALSIADYAYILEVGHVLFHGEGKTMLFDPRVKEAYLGG, via the coding sequence ATGGATATTCTTAAAATCAAAAATCTTCATGTTCATTATGGGGCCATTAAAGCTATCCAGAACCTTTCTATGTCTATAAAAAAGGCAAGTATAGTAACTTTAATCGGCGCCAATGGAGCTGGAAAAAGTAGCATTGTACGCTCTATTGCAGGACTTAACCGGTCTGTTTATGGGGAAATTACCTATAAAGGCGAATCAATTATTAAAAAATCACCAGAAAAAATTTTACGATTAGGAATTGCTCTTAGTCCTGAAGGGCGGCGCATTATGCCCCACCTCACTGTTTTAGAGAATCTACACCTAGGCGCTTATATTCGCCATGATAAGATAGGAATTGCTCGTGATATTGAATGGGTCTTTGATCTCTTTCCGCGTCTACGTGAAAGAGCAAAACAATTAGGAGGTACAATGTCTGGTGGTGAGCAACAAATGCTTGCGGTGGGTCGTGCTCTCATGAGTAATCCGGATATGGTAATCTTAGATGAGCCCTCCCTAGGTTTAGCTCCCCTCCTTGTAAAAGAACTTTTTTCGATTATTCAAAAAATTAATGATATGGGAAAAACCATTCTTCTTATTGAGCAAAACGCATTTGCTGCACTGTCTATTGCTGACTATGCTTATATTCTAGAGGTCGGACATGTCCTCTTTCATGGTGAAGGTAAAACTATGCTTTTTGATCCACGTGTTAAAGAAGCATATCTTGGCGGATGA
- a CDS encoding ABC transporter ATP-binding protein, which translates to MNNTILSLNNIVMRFGGLVAVNNINMAIKRGTITGLIGPNGAGKTTVFNMISGFYAPTSGTILFDGKKVFSGAPPYIICRHHIARTFQNIRLFSGLTVLQNVMVGAHVRQKYPWFSSALFFPKAMKEKKEVHKNSMELLERLQLDHLANQSAMTLPYGVQRRLEIARALATKPKLLLLDEPAAGMNPQESEDLRKFIAKVQKDFDLTILLIEHDMKVVMGLCQYILVMEYGCCIANGTPDEVRNDPKVIEAYLGGDVYGYS; encoded by the coding sequence ATGAACAATACTATCCTTTCACTTAATAATATCGTAATGCGTTTTGGCGGCTTGGTTGCGGTAAATAATATTAATATGGCAATCAAACGAGGAACAATTACTGGATTAATTGGTCCAAATGGAGCAGGAAAAACGACTGTTTTTAATATGATTTCTGGGTTTTATGCACCCACAAGTGGAACGATTCTTTTTGATGGTAAAAAAGTTTTTTCTGGAGCTCCTCCTTATATTATCTGCAGACACCATATTGCGCGAACATTTCAAAATATTCGTCTTTTTTCAGGATTGACGGTTTTGCAAAATGTTATGGTAGGAGCGCATGTTCGACAAAAATATCCATGGTTTTCTTCAGCGCTGTTTTTTCCAAAAGCAATGAAAGAGAAAAAAGAAGTTCATAAAAATTCAATGGAGCTTCTTGAACGATTACAGCTTGATCATCTTGCCAATCAATCAGCAATGACCCTGCCCTATGGTGTACAACGACGTCTAGAAATTGCACGCGCGTTGGCAACAAAGCCAAAATTGTTGCTTCTTGATGAACCTGCTGCTGGTATGAATCCACAAGAAAGTGAGGATCTTAGAAAATTTATAGCAAAAGTGCAGAAAGACTTTGATCTTACGATTCTCCTTATAGAACACGATATGAAGGTTGTTATGGGACTTTGCCAATATATTTTGGTGATGGAATATGGATGTTGTATTGCCAATGGCACACCAGATGAAGTGCGTAACGACCCTAAAGTTATTGAAGCTTATCTCGGCGGAGATGTTTATGGATATTCTTAA
- a CDS encoding branched-chain amino acid ABC transporter permease — protein sequence MVKSVANFLSCISILILIGFLFYADHHFNDYTLRIINLIAINAILAISLNLIYGFTGMFSLGHAGFMAIGAYVCAILLLSPEQKEMMWILDPIAEPLHHLQFPFFIAVVVSGLSAAVVGLLIALPVLRLGGDYLGIATLGFAEIIRIVITNASSITNGSLGIKGIPQNATLWWNYGWLAFTVLFITLLLRSNTGNVLRAIRDDEIAAKTMGVNAFFYRSFSFTVGAFFAGIGGALMAALISTIDPKMFNFLLTFNILMIVVTGGLGSITGSIIGSIIITVMLEWLRIIESPFDLGFIHIPETPGLRMVVFSLLLLVIILFWRKGLLGQHEFSWNGIYSFLTRKKLSNTEGKL from the coding sequence ATGGTAAAATCAGTTGCAAACTTTCTATCCTGTATCAGTATCTTAATTCTTATTGGTTTTTTATTTTATGCAGATCACCATTTTAATGATTATACACTGCGTATCATCAATCTTATTGCTATTAATGCGATATTGGCAATTTCGCTTAATTTGATTTACGGTTTTACCGGTATGTTTTCTCTAGGGCATGCTGGCTTCATGGCCATTGGTGCTTATGTATGTGCGATTTTACTTCTTTCTCCTGAACAAAAAGAAATGATGTGGATTCTTGACCCTATCGCTGAACCATTACATCATCTACAATTCCCTTTTTTTATTGCCGTTGTTGTCAGTGGTTTGTCTGCTGCAGTTGTTGGTTTATTGATTGCTCTTCCCGTATTGCGCCTCGGTGGTGATTATCTTGGAATTGCAACATTGGGTTTTGCAGAAATTATTCGTATTGTTATTACCAATGCCTCATCCATAACAAACGGCTCTTTAGGAATTAAAGGAATCCCCCAAAATGCGACATTATGGTGGAACTATGGTTGGTTAGCCTTTACAGTTCTCTTTATTACTCTCTTACTACGAAGCAATACTGGTAATGTACTACGTGCTATTCGTGATGATGAGATCGCCGCAAAAACAATGGGAGTTAACGCTTTTTTCTACCGGAGCTTTTCCTTTACTGTGGGTGCATTTTTTGCAGGTATAGGAGGAGCATTAATGGCTGCCCTTATTTCAACGATTGATCCAAAAATGTTTAATTTCTTACTAACATTCAATATTTTAATGATTGTTGTTACTGGTGGACTTGGTTCAATTACAGGAAGCATTATTGGCAGTATTATTATTACCGTCATGCTTGAATGGCTTCGCATTATTGAAAGTCCTTTTGATTTAGGTTTTATACATATTCCAGAGACACCTGGGCTTCGTATGGTTGTTTTTTCTCTTTTATTGCTCGTCATTATTTTATTTTGGAGAAAAGGGTTGTTGGGACAACATGAATTTTCATGGAATGGGATTTATAGCTTTTTAACACGCAAGAAACTCTCTAATACTGAGGGAAAGCTATGA
- a CDS encoding branched-chain amino acid ABC transporter permease: MSTEMFIQYFFNALALGSLYGLIAIGYTMVYGILRLINFAHGDIFMLGAYFVFFSTISFMPAWAAILLLLLAVLIYYAVFIGFKKYPSTFWSGVFLILVLGFLYYFKIAPQDFAPIWILALCFSIFITSAVGITVDQFAYRPLRHAPRISALIGAIGVSFFIENLATVLFSGVPKGVKQPDFLVTPFLWHLESGASGIIRIAPMSLIVPTVSFILIISLLWIIHKTKPGLAMRAISHDIETTRLMGVSVNKVIAFTFGIGSALAAIAGIMWSLRYPQIHPYMGVLPGLKAFIAAVIGGIGSIPGAMLGGLLLGFIEIMIIAFFPTLSGYRDAFAFVLLILILLIMPTGLMGKKSQEKI, from the coding sequence ATGAGCACTGAAATGTTCATCCAGTATTTTTTTAATGCACTGGCATTGGGATCTCTTTATGGACTTATCGCTATTGGTTACACCATGGTGTATGGTATATTGAGACTGATTAATTTTGCTCACGGTGATATTTTTATGCTAGGAGCATATTTCGTTTTCTTTTCTACAATTAGCTTTATGCCTGCTTGGGCTGCGATTCTTCTTTTGCTGCTAGCAGTCCTTATTTATTATGCAGTGTTTATAGGATTCAAAAAGTATCCTTCAACTTTTTGGAGTGGTGTTTTTTTAATCCTCGTTTTAGGATTTCTTTATTATTTTAAAATTGCACCTCAAGACTTTGCACCAATTTGGATATTGGCCTTGTGTTTTTCCATTTTTATCACAAGCGCGGTGGGTATTACTGTTGATCAATTCGCTTATAGACCTTTGCGCCATGCTCCTCGTATCTCAGCACTTATCGGCGCAATAGGTGTTTCCTTTTTTATTGAAAATCTCGCTACTGTGCTCTTCAGTGGTGTCCCTAAAGGTGTAAAACAACCAGATTTTCTTGTAACGCCATTTCTATGGCATTTAGAATCAGGAGCAAGTGGAATCATTAGGATTGCTCCAATGTCTCTGATTGTTCCTACTGTCTCATTTATTCTCATTATCTCTCTGTTATGGATTATCCATAAAACAAAACCTGGTCTTGCTATGCGTGCAATTTCACATGATATTGAAACAACGCGTTTGATGGGGGTTTCTGTCAATAAAGTTATTGCATTTACATTTGGCATAGGTTCAGCACTTGCTGCTATTGCGGGGATTATGTGGTCGTTACGCTATCCTCAAATTCATCCTTATATGGGTGTTCTTCCTGGACTTAAAGCCTTTATCGCTGCCGTTATTGGAGGTATTGGCTCTATTCCAGGGGCGATGTTGGGAGGATTATTACTCGGATTTATTGAAATTATGATTATTGCATTCTTTCCCACACTATCTGGATATCGAGATGCTTTCGCTTTTGTTTTATTGATTCTGATTTTATTGATAATGCCTACCGGATTAATGGGCAAGAAAAGTCAGGAGAAAATCTAA
- a CDS encoding ABC transporter substrate-binding protein, whose product MQLKKILTSLAAIMALVTNVYANEPIKIGVYLPLSGQNAFGGQLEIKGVELAHKQVPQILGRKVELIVIDNKSDKVEAANAVMRLTASEKVSGIIGSYGSSLSLAGGEISEKAKTPTIATSSTNPLVTQGKKYYFRACFIDSYQGIGIATYVRQTLHAKKAAILKDISSDYAIGLASYFARAFKKLGGEVISNLNYNSGDQDFSAVLTQIIAQKPDVLFIPSYFSEGAIIMKQARELGAKFRIMGGDAMDNPETITIAGEAAEGFLHTTLPYSEDMPNMSTAAQEFTNKWREAYPDKEPNINSVLGYTSYLMFMKAIENAGSDDREKITLELSKLKDFQTPFGDMSMDENHNPEIPIGIIEIKGGKRVYLDEVKPAF is encoded by the coding sequence ATGCAATTGAAGAAAATCCTCACGAGCCTCGCAGCTATCATGGCACTTGTAACGAATGTCTATGCAAACGAACCTATTAAAATTGGTGTTTACCTTCCATTAAGTGGTCAAAATGCATTTGGGGGACAACTTGAAATCAAAGGTGTAGAATTAGCACATAAGCAAGTTCCACAAATATTGGGACGCAAAGTGGAGCTTATTGTTATTGACAATAAATCTGATAAAGTAGAAGCAGCTAATGCTGTTATGCGTTTAACTGCCAGTGAAAAAGTTAGTGGAATCATTGGGAGTTATGGCTCTTCGCTCTCGTTGGCTGGTGGAGAAATATCCGAAAAAGCAAAGACTCCAACCATTGCAACTTCCTCAACAAATCCGCTTGTTACACAAGGTAAAAAATATTACTTCCGTGCTTGTTTTATTGATTCCTACCAAGGAATCGGAATTGCAACTTATGTACGTCAAACTTTACATGCAAAAAAAGCGGCTATTCTCAAAGATATATCAAGCGATTATGCGATTGGGCTTGCCAGTTATTTTGCACGTGCTTTCAAAAAACTAGGTGGTGAGGTTATCTCGAATTTAAACTACAATTCTGGAGATCAGGATTTTTCAGCTGTTCTTACACAAATTATAGCGCAAAAACCTGATGTCTTATTTATTCCATCTTACTTTTCTGAAGGTGCTATTATTATGAAGCAAGCGCGCGAACTAGGTGCAAAGTTCCGCATTATGGGTGGAGATGCTATGGATAATCCAGAAACCATCACAATTGCAGGAGAAGCTGCAGAAGGTTTCTTACATACAACACTTCCCTATAGTGAAGACATGCCAAATATGTCAACAGCTGCACAAGAGTTTACAAATAAATGGAGAGAGGCTTATCCTGATAAAGAACCAAATATCAATTCCGTTTTAGGATACACCAGTTATCTGATGTTTATGAAAGCTATTGAAAATGCTGGTAGTGATGATCGTGAGAAAATTACTCTAGAACTTAGCAAACTAAAAGATTTTCAAACGCCTTTTGGTGATATGTCTATGGATGAAAATCATAATCCTGAGATTCCTATTGGTATAATTGAAATAAAAGGTGGAAAACGTGTCTATTTAGATGAAGTCAAACCTGCTTTTTAA
- a CDS encoding cold-shock protein, whose translation MTRKDTLKDCSLSEDSIGSCGEIIEISGVIKWFDGSKGYGFIVPDLPNFPDILLHVTVMRRDGFQTALEGAKVVCAVEKTERGLKCVQVKSIDCSSAVHPSEIPARTHVVVTPESGLERAIVKWFNRDKGFGFLSRGQGTEDIFIHMETLRRFGLAELRSGQVVLVRFGKGEKGLMTAEIYPDIGVPFATH comes from the coding sequence ATGACGAGGAAAGATACATTAAAAGATTGTTCCCTATCTGAGGACAGTATAGGTTCTTGTGGTGAAATTATTGAAATTAGTGGTGTCATTAAGTGGTTTGATGGTAGTAAGGGCTATGGATTTATTGTACCTGATTTGCCTAATTTTCCCGATATATTATTGCATGTTACTGTTATGCGGAGGGACGGTTTCCAAACAGCTTTAGAAGGTGCTAAAGTCGTCTGTGCGGTGGAAAAAACTGAGCGCGGGTTGAAGTGCGTTCAGGTAAAGTCTATAGATTGTTCTTCAGCGGTTCATCCATCAGAAATTCCAGCGCGTACACATGTTGTTGTGACTCCAGAAAGTGGCTTGGAGCGTGCCATTGTTAAATGGTTTAATCGTGATAAAGGGTTTGGTTTTCTTAGCCGTGGGCAAGGAACAGAAGACATCTTTATTCATATGGAAACATTGCGTCGTTTTGGTTTAGCAGAGCTTCGTTCTGGTCAAGTTGTCCTTGTGCGTTTTGGTAAAGGGGAAAAAGGCTTAATGACGGCAGAAATCTATCCAGATATAGGAGTTCCCTTTGCTACACATTAA
- a CDS encoding DUF192 domain-containing protein produces MLKLFRRGSIVIFSLFSILGGSITLAKKPIKIPVHPIPLKIQTKQRMVFYKVELAFTQSQGVAGLMYRTHFPRDRAMLFKQQGNNPLEDKQEFLMWMANTPLPLDMIFLNADGVIVSIVEKTTPFSTNVISSKVPAAFALEVNAGEVSEKQIEKGQRVFHPAICGKCEDHTK; encoded by the coding sequence ATGTTAAAGCTTTTTAGAAGAGGATCCATCGTTATATTTTCGCTGTTTTCCATATTAGGAGGGAGTATAACTTTAGCAAAAAAACCTATAAAGATTCCTGTTCATCCAATTCCTTTAAAAATACAAACAAAGCAAAGGATGGTCTTTTACAAAGTAGAGCTTGCTTTTACGCAGTCTCAGGGGGTTGCTGGTTTAATGTATCGTACTCATTTTCCACGTGATCGCGCAATGCTCTTTAAACAGCAGGGAAATAATCCGTTAGAGGATAAACAAGAATTTTTGATGTGGATGGCAAATACACCTTTGCCTCTAGATATGATTTTCTTAAATGCTGATGGGGTTATTGTGTCGATTGTTGAAAAAACGACCCCATTTTCAACAAATGTTATTTCATCAAAAGTTCCTGCTGCTTTTGCACTTGAGGTTAATGCTGGTGAAGTTTCTGAAAAACAAATAGAGAAGGGACAACGTGTTTTCCATCCCGCTATTTGTGGAAAGTGTGAGGATCATACAAAATGA
- a CDS encoding alpha/beta fold hydrolase: MTVEDICFFEYDGLRFAYREEGQGAPILLIHGFASSARVNWYATGWFRTLTEAGYRVIALDNRGHGDSVKSYDPCFYTPQAMAGDAMKLLQHLEIPKAHVMGYSMGARVSAFMALLYPTYVHSVIFGGLGIGMVTGAGNWQPVAEALLAEDLSTITNPRGLMFRKFADHTKSDRRALAACIITSKQELTASEIYKIKQPALVAVGSLDEIGGEAELLAALLPSGEALVIPDRDHMLAVGDRIYKEGVINFLSHYPIT; the protein is encoded by the coding sequence ATGACAGTGGAAGATATTTGTTTTTTCGAATATGATGGTTTGCGATTTGCTTATCGAGAAGAAGGCCAGGGAGCGCCTATTTTATTAATTCATGGCTTTGCATCCTCCGCACGTGTGAATTGGTATGCAACAGGTTGGTTTCGTACGCTTACGGAAGCCGGGTATCGTGTGATTGCTCTTGATAATCGCGGACATGGGGATTCGGTTAAAAGTTACGATCCTTGCTTTTATACACCTCAAGCTATGGCAGGCGATGCCATGAAATTATTGCAGCATTTAGAAATACCCAAAGCACATGTTATGGGATATTCTATGGGAGCTCGAGTTAGCGCATTTATGGCTCTTTTGTATCCAACATATGTACACAGTGTTATTTTTGGCGGTTTAGGGATTGGTATGGTGACAGGAGCAGGAAATTGGCAACCTGTCGCTGAGGCTCTTTTAGCAGAAGATCTTTCCACGATTACCAATCCACGTGGTTTGATGTTTCGTAAATTTGCAGATCACACTAAAAGTGATAGACGTGCTCTCGCCGCTTGTATTATTACATCAAAGCAAGAGTTAACAGCATCTGAGATTTATAAAATAAAACAACCAGCACTTGTTGCTGTTGGTTCATTAGATGAAATTGGTGGTGAAGCAGAACTGTTAGCAGCTTTATTACCTAGTGGTGAAGCATTAGTAATTCCTGATCGAGACCATATGCTTGCTGTGGGGGATAGGATTTATAAAGAGGGGGTTATTAATTTTCTTTCTCATTATCCTATCACATAA
- a CDS encoding DUF3126 family protein, whose protein sequence is MNADEIKKLDSYFKNIFQNSALQVKARPKKSDSYEVYIGDEFLGIIYRDEDEDELSYNFSMAILDIDLSN, encoded by the coding sequence GTGAATGCTGATGAAATAAAAAAACTTGATAGTTACTTTAAAAATATATTCCAAAATTCAGCATTGCAAGTGAAGGCACGGCCTAAGAAGAGTGATTCTTATGAAGTTTATATTGGTGACGAATTTTTAGGTATTATTTATCGAGATGAAGATGAGGATGAACTGTCCTACAATTTTTCGATGGCCATATTAGATATTGATTTAAGCAATTGA
- the radC gene encoding RadC family protein yields MTKKINKKEDIQNNHFALTSSSLLNPISETKNEKNQNNLQIHKHYQGHRERLRKRYLKSKGNAIEDYEYLELLLFRTIPRANTKPIAKSLIARFGSLADVLGADIHRLQEVQGCGPATAIDLKIISDVAGRLARAELFKRDIFSSWDKVLAYCKAVMAHETREQFRVLFLDKKNGLLADEVQQTGTIDHTPVYPREVISRALELSASGLILVHNHPSGDAKPSQADITMTYRLKDAANALGIIIHDHLIIARNEYTSFKVLKLI; encoded by the coding sequence ATGACTAAAAAAATAAATAAAAAGGAAGATATTCAAAATAATCATTTTGCATTAACATCAAGTTCTCTGCTTAACCCAATATCAGAAACAAAAAATGAAAAAAATCAAAACAATTTACAGATACATAAACATTATCAAGGACATCGTGAACGTCTTCGCAAACGCTATTTAAAGTCAAAAGGAAATGCAATTGAAGACTACGAATACCTTGAACTATTACTTTTTCGCACGATTCCCCGCGCAAATACAAAACCAATAGCCAAGAGCTTGATAGCACGATTTGGCTCACTAGCGGATGTATTGGGTGCAGATATTCATCGACTTCAAGAAGTTCAAGGATGTGGCCCAGCGACTGCGATCGATTTAAAAATTATTTCAGATGTTGCTGGACGTCTTGCTCGTGCAGAATTGTTTAAACGTGATATTTTTTCCTCTTGGGATAAAGTATTAGCTTATTGTAAAGCTGTGATGGCACACGAAACACGTGAACAGTTTCGTGTTTTATTTCTTGATAAAAAAAACGGTTTACTTGCTGATGAAGTGCAACAAACAGGAACCATTGATCATACCCCTGTATACCCACGAGAAGTCATTTCTCGCGCTTTAGAATTATCTGCCTCAGGACTTATTTTAGTGCATAACCACCCCTCTGGTGACGCTAAGCCTTCTCAAGCAGATATCACCATGACATATAGATTAAAAGACGCAGCAAATGCATTAGGTATTATTATTCATGACCATTTAATCATCGCACGAAATGAATATACAAGTTTTAAAGTATTAAAACTCATATGA
- the map gene encoding type I methionyl aminopeptidase, whose translation MTDYIEYNKIPLKFNGQIRIFDEHAFAKMREVGRVAAECLDALMDIIKPGVTTQEIDDFVFTFGAERGALPADLNYHGYGHSCCTSINHVVCHGIPNQRPLQEGDIVNVDVTFILDGWHGDSSRMYPVGKIRRAAERLLEITHESLMRAIAVVKPGATTGDIGAAIQHYAESERCSVVRDFCGHGIGQLFHDAPNILHYGNSREGIELKQGMLFTIEPMINLGKPQVKILSDGWTAVTRDKSLTAQYEHTIGVTHEGCEIFTQSLKNIFYIPSSSA comes from the coding sequence ATGACTGATTATATTGAATATAATAAAATACCCTTAAAATTTAATGGACAAATCCGCATTTTTGATGAGCATGCTTTTGCTAAAATGCGTGAAGTTGGTCGTGTTGCTGCAGAATGCCTTGATGCGCTTATGGATATTATTAAGCCTGGCGTCACGACACAAGAAATTGATGACTTTGTATTTACTTTTGGAGCTGAAAGAGGAGCTCTTCCTGCTGACTTGAATTATCACGGGTACGGACATTCATGCTGCACATCAATCAATCACGTTGTTTGTCATGGTATCCCTAATCAAAGACCCTTACAAGAAGGTGATATTGTTAATGTTGATGTGACCTTTATTCTCGATGGATGGCACGGGGATTCAAGCCGCATGTACCCCGTTGGAAAAATCAGACGCGCAGCAGAACGTCTGCTAGAAATAACACATGAAAGCCTGATGAGAGCGATTGCCGTAGTCAAGCCCGGAGCGACTACAGGTGATATTGGTGCTGCTATACAACACTATGCAGAATCTGAACGGTGCTCAGTTGTGAGAGATTTTTGCGGACATGGAATCGGTCAGCTTTTTCATGATGCGCCCAATATTCTCCATTATGGAAATTCTAGAGAAGGAATAGAACTTAAACAAGGTATGCTGTTTACAATTGAACCAATGATCAACCTTGGAAAACCACAAGTTAAAATTTTGTCTGATGGCTGGACTGCTGTCACACGTGATAAATCTCTTACTGCACAGTATGAACATACAATTGGTGTAACACATGAAGGATGTGAAATTTTTACGCAATCCCTTAAAAATATTTTTTATATTCCAAGTTCAAGTGCCTAA
- the sfsA gene encoding DNA/RNA nuclease SfsA, whose product MLFIPKLFPAKLIRRYKRFLADVKREDQHIFTVAVPNTGSMLGLTTPNSNIWLSYNNNSKRKYAYQLEIVEANNTLVGINTTVPNKLALEAIQNGLLPELNGYKTILKEQCYGTKSRIDFLLRDGVLPDCYLEIKNVHFMRQKGLAEFPDTITKRGTRHLEELIKVVQQGKRAAMLYVIQREDCSAFKICHDLDSAYGRKFDLALELGVEFYAVKCHVSTEVIFPIHRVTIEKSND is encoded by the coding sequence ATGCTTTTTATTCCTAAACTTTTTCCTGCAAAACTTATTCGTCGTTATAAACGCTTCCTGGCTGATGTTAAACGAGAAGATCAGCACATCTTTACTGTAGCTGTTCCTAATACAGGATCGATGCTTGGTTTGACAACTCCAAACTCCAATATTTGGCTTTCATATAACAACAACTCCAAGCGAAAATACGCATACCAATTAGAAATTGTTGAAGCAAATAATACTTTAGTTGGGATCAATACGACTGTACCTAACAAACTTGCATTAGAAGCAATTCAAAATGGTTTATTACCGGAATTAAATGGATATAAAACAATTTTGAAGGAACAATGCTATGGTACAAAATCACGCATTGACTTTCTTCTGCGAGATGGCGTCCTCCCTGACTGTTATCTAGAAATTAAAAATGTTCATTTTATGCGCCAAAAAGGATTAGCAGAATTTCCTGATACCATAACAAAACGTGGCACACGTCATCTTGAAGAACTCATAAAAGTCGTGCAACAAGGGAAACGAGCTGCTATGCTTTATGTAATACAACGGGAAGATTGCTCAGCTTTTAAAATCTGTCATGATCTTGATTCAGCTTATGGACGCAAATTTGATTTAGCATTAGAATTAGGGGTAGAGTTTTATGCTGTAAAATGCCACGTAAGTACAGAAGTGATCTTTCCGATTCATCGAGTGACAATAGAAAAAAGTAATGACTGA
- a CDS encoding RNA methyltransferase, producing MAGTNKNRKNLTNGPIIILLEPQLPENIGMVARAMANFGLSKLRLVKPRETFPNEKAIAAASKADHVINDTVIFDTLHDAIADLHYVFATTARERCGFKTVKSAVEAAIILRQRENIGQRTGILFGRERWGLENVEISLVDEIITFPVNPAFASLNIAQAVLLMSYEWMKSGLENMNDTAFRAAEMEPANKATFHGFLSQLEDALDIRGYFRPQERKEVMLANLRSVFTRANFSESEVRLLRGIVSSLDHFSPQFPRGSGVPVNRERKKLKTSVKING from the coding sequence ATGGCTGGAACCAATAAGAATCGTAAAAATTTAACAAATGGTCCAATTATTATTTTACTCGAACCGCAACTGCCTGAAAATATTGGTATGGTAGCAAGGGCGATGGCAAATTTTGGGCTCTCTAAGCTTCGATTGGTTAAACCTCGGGAAACATTTCCAAATGAGAAAGCCATAGCTGCTGCGAGTAAAGCAGATCATGTCATTAATGACACAGTCATTTTTGATACCTTGCATGATGCAATTGCAGATTTACATTATGTTTTTGCTACAACAGCACGAGAAAGATGTGGTTTTAAAACTGTAAAAAGTGCTGTTGAAGCAGCGATTATACTACGTCAGCGCGAAAACATTGGACAGAGAACCGGTATTTTATTTGGAAGAGAAAGATGGGGACTAGAAAATGTTGAAATAAGTCTTGTTGATGAAATTATTACTTTTCCGGTTAATCCTGCTTTTGCATCCCTTAATATCGCACAAGCGGTTTTGCTTATGTCTTATGAATGGATGAAATCAGGTTTAGAAAATATGAATGATACGGCTTTTCGTGCAGCAGAGATGGAGCCAGCAAATAAAGCAACCTTTCATGGTTTTTTATCTCAGTTAGAAGATGCTTTAGATATCCGTGGATATTTTAGACCTCAAGAACGCAAAGAGGTAATGCTCGCAAATTTGCGCTCTGTTTTTACGCGCGCTAATTTTAGCGAATCTGAAGTTCGTTTGCTAAGAGGAATTGTATCTTCATTGGATCATTTTTCACCTCAATTTCCGCGAGGAAGTGGTGTGCCTGTAAATCGTGAACGTAAAAAATTAAAAACAAGTGTAAAAATTAATGGATGA